CCTGCAATGATCTGTATTGCCTAAATCAAAGAAAAGCACGGGGTGAGGGAGGGTTTGAATGTTCCTGCTGGTTATACAACATCGATTAATTCGCTTAAACTATGGCTTTGTGTCCcctttgtcctctgcattgaacctgTTGCAACTAACGCTGTCTGTATGGATGTCCAGTCCCAgtgactgctgttttttttctgttgtagATCACACCTGGCCTGGCCCGTCCGACATCAGGAAAATAGGATGGCTTCCAGGCAGATTTTACAAGGTATATGAAAGCCATGCTTTGAATACTACCGAGACAAGTTTGGTCTGTGATGTTCTGTGGTCTTTTATGCCACAGTCGTGACCATTAGGTATTTAGGAAAAGGTAAATACTGAATAACATTGTAACGACTGACATTTAACATGAGTAGAGATTTGTTCGGTTGATTGCAGTGGGTGGGATGTAACAGGGCTAAAAGATGTGGTGAGGTTTTAGTCGCTGGGTCACAGTATCTCATAATCTGCAGATCTTGTGGGAGGCTCCTGGTCTGCTGTGGTGAGGATCTACCAAAAGTGGTGAAGCAGCAGCCAAGGCTCATTGATGCCTATGGGTAGTGAAGACTGAGCCACTAGAAGAGTGctgaaaaatgctgaaaagttcATGCAAAGTATCGAATTTTGATGTATGTTTTGATGTGTATGAAGCTGTGTACAACGTCCATGCTGAATGGTGTCCACCTGAGCATCAGAACTGAATCATAGAGCAGTTGAAGAATGTGTCCAGTGGAAACGaatttttcttttacatcatgtggaggttttggtgtgtgtgtgtgtgtgtgtgtggctcttgGACGCACAATGAGAAAAAGCCAAGCTGACCCAGACAGAACCACAGTAACAGCTTATAGGATTTAAGGGATCTGCTTCTGACAACTTGATACCAGATATCGCAGGACTTAGGAGTCCACACCTTGAATTGTCATGGTTGTCACTCAATATTAGACATGTGCAATGAATTTATGACTTAGTGTATAGAATATTGAATGTTTTGGGAAAGGTTAATGCTTCATACATGTTTGATGCATGCTGGACAAATGGCATCAAATCAAGTGGTTAATattattcacttttttatttgcttgacTGAGAGGTGTTTCCGGTTCTTTTCCTTCTCCAAATAGGCTTCCTTCTGTTCATTATTCTTCAACTTCACCACCCTTCATTTGTATCAAGTCAATCCACTACCACAGCTGCAGGAGCAACCACAGTTACAACATCTTCCTCTTCAACGGGACCCAATACAGGATCTTCTACATCAACTGGATCCAGTACAGGATCTTCTACATCAACTGGATCCAGTACAGGATCTTCTACATCAGCTGGATCCAATACAGGATCCTCCACATCAGCTGGATCAAGTACAGGATCCTCCACATCAGCTGGATCCAATACAGGATCCTCCACATCAGCAGGATCTTCCACATCAGCTGGATCCAATGCAGGATCATCTACATCAGCAGGATCCGGTACACATCACCAACTGTCCAATACTGCACCACCCACTATAACCTAGCAAAACCTttcattatatacattatatatctAGCATCTCCAGCTACACAAAGAGCTCAGGATACCAGAATGTGATTACATTGTGCTGcttcagtcattttttttttcaaacattacCAGACAGTCAATGAGTCAAATGCTGAATGCCAATTTTGCATACAAATCCATTTGTCAGCGGATTCTATACATTAAAGTATTCTAAACCACATTGGAAAGGTTGATTAATCCATGAATGaattatttcagtaaaaaataataaacagcctgttttctctctttattaaatgtgtttatttattaaacctCATCAGGTTCGGGGAATGTCACCAGTGGCAATACTACCAACACGGTAAGGAGCATGAGGAGAAACTGAGAGATCCCTGAGTGCTCAAATCTGCAACTTTCTCATTATTATATCTGCCTGTCCACAGATATCCTGCCCGTCTTTCAGCTGCAACTCCTCAGCTTGCTACAGCATGCTTTTAAATGGGAGCAACATCAATTGTCCATTCAATGTGACTTATTGTGAGGTGGGACAGATATACCATTATATTCCATTACTTCGTTTTATATCAAATTTTACAGTAATacgaataaaacagaaacattgGTAACATTACATTGGTTTGCCCTTTTCAACATTGTATTTCTTACATTGATTGAGATTAcaaacattaaatacattaaatacataacacacactgaCTTTTTATGCGtaatatctaaatatatatttgatttttgttttatattttaaggTTCTGCCACCTCACAGAAAAATGCAGTACCGAAAGATAGTGCCAAATATGAAAAATTTTATAATTTTGAGGAAAAGTTTAGATTCCAGATAATTTTATATCTGGCCAACaaagtgtaatgtaatgttttttaatcttATTTTCAAAACTTGAAGAGATTAGGTTCAAATGAACACAAGCCGGAGAGCCCACATCTCTATGGGAATTATAGCCAAACATCACTATGTGGTTGCTGGTGAAACTGAGAATTCTGTttactaatgtcacattcattaGTTTGCTAGTAGCAATGCTTGAATAAAAGTGCTATTAAATCACGGCCCTATCTGCATGTATTGGAATGGCAGTGGGCGCGGTCTATAACAGAAATCAAGTTGACTTATTGACAAGCCCGGGTTTAAATCACCCAGAAAGAGGAAGTATGAGGCCTTTCATAGCTCCATACAGACTTcgcttcatttatttaagttCTTTTTCAGAAATTGTATCACGCGAACAAAAAGTCAGAGATATAGATCAAGTGCTCCTTCTTTTCTTCAAAAcgtttatttctgtaaagacATACTTGACATGAGATTATTAATGAATTCCAATCTACTACATCTAGTTAAAGGAGTTTATTTAAGATTTTAGCTTTTTTTCTAATCTGAAGTAGAAAAATTGACATAATCCTAGTTTTTATTAAATCGAATCATAATCTATTGGTTACAAGACTGATTCTGATGTCATGTTGTCTCAGGTGAGTCGCGCGTCGGACATGAGTTACTCTGTGGGCTGCAGTTCCATGTGCACGGACAACACCACGTTCTGTGGCAACATCTCGCTGACTGCATGTACCGTGGCCTGCTGCAGTGCAAACTCTAGCTGCCTCAACTCCACCTTGTGGTCTGTAAACTACCCTTCCACATCAGGTACATGCTACCACCTCCTCGGAGAACAGAGCTGTAGATATGATCCAACCTGGGTGGGAATGCAGCCAAATGTCACCTTGGGcctttttttgacattttttcagtGAACAATTCAGTAACTACAACCAAGGCGACGACGACGATGACAACTACGACCTCAACAACTACATCTGCTACCACCCAGCCTAACAATGTAAAAGCCAGCACGACGTAATAATGCATGCTACAATATCTACACTTTATCTACACTCTAAATGTTAATTTATGGATTTGGTTTAGATTATGCATTCGGTCATTGTGACCATAAGAAAATGTCCTGTGAATGTTAATTGAATATTGTCACTTTCAGGATTCCTCTGACTAAAATTCCAGTTCTGTAATGtgctagtaataataataaaataattaatttactaTGCAAAtatggtaataataattacagtgAGAAAAAATATGACTTATTTTTTATTCCCTTCATGTGAAAGGGGAAGAAATGCAAGTCTCTGACCTGCAGTGGATCTACCTGCTACCAAACGGCTACGGCGGATAGAAAGTTCTGCAACGTAGGTCTGGATTTCTGTGAGGTAAGTAAATTCCACATGATTTACAGTCACAGGAGTGAGGACCTTCCACGCCTCGTGCTGAATCAGGCGCCCTTTGACTCTTTGCAGCTGAAGAAAGTCGTGGACGGCAGCGCCACCACGTGGACGGCTGGGTGTAGCGACAACTGCACCAAACAGACCCCGTGCACCGACACGGCAGTGAGATGCAACCAGGAATGCTGTGCTGCCAGCGCGGCCGGCGACTGCCTGAAGCTGGACGGCAAGGTGTACATGCCCAGCtcggccagcagggggcagcacgCCTGCCTCGTACTGACCACTTCCTCCATTCTCTTCTGGCTGCTTGGCATGGCCACGCTGGTCTAATAAAGTGACAAGACAGGGTCCCATTTTAACACAATGCTGTTATactgagcgagtgtgtgtgtgtgtgtgtgtgtgtgtgtgtgtgcgtatgtgtgtttctgtcagcTTGCCTGAGCGAAATGAATTTAAACTAAATGGACTCTGTAGGAACAATTTATATAACCCtatatttacaaatgaatatAATCTACATATGTGCTGGTTTTGTACTTTATTGTTCATTCTGATTCTAATTTATACGTCAAGGCCATTGTATAGATTCAGATTTGTGTGGGAGTCGATCAGAGGAGCTTTAGGTCTGCCTTCTGTGTGGTTTTGCATGGGTTTTATTTGGAAATGAAATGTTACTCTcagtcaaatatttatttatttccgtcCTGTTAACTCAGGTTAGATTTGTAACTTGAACTTTGCTTTTCTTCTTGTGTTACGAGACGGTTGCTCTTTCATGGTGGGTGAATCAAAGACAATCTACTCCACAAGCCATGCACATCAGAAGGTTACGTGGCAATGCTACTGTACCACAGCCACTGTAACCAATACTCAAATTTACACCGTCCACTTTAAAACTGGCTGCCAAACAAAAAGCAAGTCTGCACTTTATGGTTCagagaaaggaaaaatatgttgccTGTTCAGGTgcaataatgcaaaaataacaCTGCTGGAGatcaaaaattttatttattaagaatTTCATAAATAATCAATCAGTAGTGAGACCATAGTACAAGATTCAAAGTAAAAGCAATTCTGCTGGCTCTCGTCCTTGTGTATTCTACAACAAGCCTACTTCTGAATATCCAATAAAAGTCTGACCACAGTTTTCTGGGACTATTAATTAATTCTGACACTAATTGTTTCTATATTTAGAATGTGCCTCACAGTCGACAATATCAATTCCAAAACCAGTCAAAGATGGTGAAGACCGTTTGGAGTTGATCCTGAAGCGATTTAACCCACCAGCcatcgtgagcagtgggcagccatgaacgaCACCCAGGAAATGTAACCTTGCTGGTTGGGACAACTTCAAGGATCCTGACTGATGGGCTTTTATTGCTGTGGCTATTTGGTGTATATTCACAATGAGGCGTGAGAACCAAAAAGATGTATGCACCATTTGAATTAAGAGACAAAAAACgaccatttaaatataaataattatattcatTAGAAAGTGCTTGCTCTGAATTAGTGTACCGATATCTGCTCTCCTAAATAACTCAACACTGATGAGGAACTGAGGTGCTTAATGTCGCCACAAAGTTCCTTTAAAGGATTTGCGAGCGCTCACTTGAAGTGACGTCACGCAGATGTGGCGCTTGGGAAAACTGTGTCACAGCAGGACGGGCACATCTGGAAAAAAGCGGCACACGCAGAGCCTTCCGTCGCCCTCGGTCCGTCTTTCGGTCCCTCCGTCGCACGGCGAACCTGGCGACATGCTGAGACGCGCGGCGCCCGCTGCCCGGCCTTCTCTTCGGCCGCGTCGGCGCTAGCGGTTCGCCCGTCTCCACAGAAATGGACCAGTCCGTAGCGATCCAGGAAACCCTGGCCGAGGACGAGAAGTGCGTCGTCGTATCCTTCTGAGGCGTCGCGGGAGACGCGGAACTTCTTCGAAACTCGGTTTCTGCGTGAGGACGTTGCGCGCAGGCGCAGACGCAGGCGCGGCCCGGGGCCTCGGGGCGCCATTCCGCCTCTCACCGAGCTGGGCGGTTTAAAGAGGCGCGCTAATCCGACACTAATTCCCCTTAACCAGCAGCGTCTCTCCAGCTCGGGCACACCGCGCTGAGATCCATCCAAATTCCGGGAACGAGGAACAACAAGGGCGTTTCTATAACGTTACAGCGACGTTtctagtcccacaagtgggaattTTACATTGTCACGCCAGCACAAGAATCAGTAAATAGCATAGAGAATATGTAGACTGtgtaatataaaaagttcactatacaaataaatagtctggaaaaaacagtggatgagagtgtgtgtatacacacacacatttaaaaggCATTAAATAGAtgaaaactccagtccagacattgttcatgctgtaaatgactgGGGGCTGGGAATGTCTGTTAATACATGTAGAGatgaactttatcagcaacaactaGTCTGGAGTTGCAGTGCTGTGCTCCAGGGCGGCCCAGCCATCCAACCAGGCGTCACcacaaggaagaaaaaaaagtgcttgtataaatgtgtcttaatatgaaaagaacaagaccacGTGAGTTTACCTGCATAGCAAAGCAAAttattaagtagtagtaataacGATGCAAACATTTCCCATTTCCTATCAGGCAACCATGGCAGTTCCCCCTCCACTTCCCTCTCCACTTCCCCCTCCACTTTCCCCTCCACTACAGCAAGCCAACAAGGGCCAATAATTGCGCAAGACGCCGTGTTTTTAAAGGTaccgctgtaaaaaaaaaatattgcaagaAAGATGGAACTCAATCTTTGGTGATGCCATTTTTGGACCGCTTAGTGGTAAAATGCCATTCGCCGTTTGTATTTAAGCGTCATTCTTACAGCATCAAGTATCAAAATGGCGTAAAAAGCGAcgcacctaaaatcttgcctaggcCTCAAAATATATTAGGGCCGGGCCTGCTGTGCTGAAGTCTGTCGTGCTAAAAGCTTctttcattattagaaaaccatttcatgtattttattacagCTGTAAACAGTTACACCGAGTAAAGAAGCAATGAAAATATCTAAATTCAACTATGactatttattattgttgtgtCATTTCTTTCTATTCAATTCCATTTCCTGATATTGTTGGGAAAAACAACGACATTTCTAagtgaccctaaacttttgaatggtagtgtttgtgtgtgtatatgaataAAAAGCTATTTGTGTGCTAGTAGTAGAATAGATTTGATTTCCTTCTTTGTTTGACACGACACATCCTGAACCACACTTTGCTACAGGCTGTCCAGTGTCTTGTTCTTGTGAGTAATACCACTGAAAGCAGACTTTTGGGACTGGTGGAGCACACTAACGAACATGCGTAAGCATCAGCAGTTCTATATGTGGTATGGAGGCGGTCTACCAAAATCTATATGAGATAATACATACGTAATTCTATGAGCCATTATTAGATTGCTTATTTTATGCTTCTGTGATTGTATTGGAAGGGcctgaaatgtacatttttttctgtctgtcctgTAGGCTCTTCTTATTTGCGCACAGACGAATGGCGATCACTGGAGAGGACGTCACACTGGACGGAATCATTCCCATTTGGAATCATTCCCATTTGGGTTTTGGATTGAGGAGGCTGGAAGGCTTCTTATATGAGAGCTGAGTGAATAAGGAATGACATCACAAAGACTCTCCTTCTGGGTGGATGTGTGACATGCCACACAGGCTGGTTTATTGGTGTATGGCTGTTGACGAAAcctttctgtctgtttgtccAGCTGGCTTCGTGGCACTTTGCGTGTTGTAGTTTTTGGCCTTTCTTGGTTCCTGTACTTGCTGGAGAGCAGGGGACGGGTGGCATTTCCCTTCAGCACCTCTGCCGGACTAGAACCCATGCTGTTGCATTCCACTGGTCACCACAGGAACGACAAATGCTTTTCCTGAGTGTCCCAGGTGACATGCTGATTAAAGGAACTCAAGAATGACCAATAtagtcaagttcaagttcatggcgctacatgtaacatttaaacaaagttacatactgatgTAAAATGCACATGTCCGGCGCAGACAAACTGGGCTTCAAGAAGTGGAAAAACATGGGACTCAGGCAGTACAAGAGTAACATTTAtggcaaacaaaacatgtaggcAACAAtgaagacagacagcgctaaaacTAGCACCATTTTGGGTCCAGACAGGCCACGCTGCCATCTTTCATTTAGATTTTGAACAAGTTTATGTGACATTTATGTAAGTAAGAATGTTAACAGTGGTGTTCCTAAAGATGTCATAGGGATGTATCACTTTTACATAATACACATTTAACTACActactgtaatacaaataaTTGACTCTACCATGATGAAATAGTATTGTTTCCCTACATGGCTTTTGTAAAGAGCAGAATTCAAGCTTTCTGCCTTGATCTAAAGATTTTTTATCCAACGTCTATCAGACAGATTTGAAGCTGCCTATAAATAAATTAGAAGTATTCTgcagtctgtctgtctatccATCCTTTCATTCTCTGGGGATTAGTTGGGGCTTCTTAAAATCATTTGATTTGATGTCTTtttgtatgttgttttttttctgccagtgaACTACAAATTTTGATATTTAATATAGTGTCGTAATAGTTCAATAATATTTTGATCTCAGTTTCATCAGTGTCgtttgtttggggttttttatCTGCTCTGCCTCTCTGTGGCGAATGAGATTATGTATTAACTATTTTGCATTTTAGAAGATATCACAGTGCAAAGGTCTCTTTAATTTAGGATAATATGTAAATTATGCCAGATTAATGTACGcgttaaaataatatatttttttaaatagcatttttttttgtcggaATTAAAACGTGTTGTTGGGGCGCGTTCAGGAGGATCGGCGCTCCGCAGCTCGATTGGTTCTGCCTGCGCCGCTGCGCCCTCCCGCCGCTGTTCTCGTGAGCGACGTCTCGTCATTCCCGACGTCGCGTTCCGCCTTCCTCGCGGTGGGAGCCGGTTCTGAATGCCAGGCACCGGGAGGACGCGGACATGCCGC
This genomic stretch from Denticeps clupeoides chromosome 5, fDenClu1.1, whole genome shotgun sequence harbors:
- the LOC114789632 gene encoding sericin-2 — encoded protein: MASRQILQGFLLFIILQLHHPSFVSSQSTTTAAGATTVTTSSSSTGPNTGSSTSTGSSTGSSTSTGSSTGSSTSAGSNTGSSTSAGSSTGSSTSAGSNTGSSTSAGSSTSAGSNAGSSTSAGSGSGNVTSGNTTNTISCPSFSCNSSACYSMLLNGSNINCPFNVTYCEVSRASDMSYSVGCSSMCTDNTTFCGNISLTACTVACCSANSSCLNSTLWSVNYPSTSVNNSVTTTKATTTMTTTTSTTTSATTQPNNGKKCKSLTCSGSTCYQTATADRKFCNVGLDFCELKKVVDGSATTWTAGCSDNCTKQTPCTDTAVRCNQECCAASAAGDCLKLDGKVYMPSSASRGQHACLVLTTSSILFWLLGMATLV